From the Mangifera indica cultivar Alphonso chromosome 10, CATAS_Mindica_2.1, whole genome shotgun sequence genome, one window contains:
- the LOC123227410 gene encoding primase homolog protein-like isoform X3, which produces MWRCFRDSNNIRKVMSSREITEKSLGLEPLGDKVIAYFAGRMISEGTLRRNSVMQLSGDQDVIALPFKQNGVLVGCKYRTCREKKFWQVKGTQKWLFGLDDIKDADEIIIVEGEIDKLAMEEAGFLNCVSVPCGAPQKVSAKELPPQEKDTGYQYVWNCKEHLDKVSRIILATDGDIPGQALAEELARRLGKERCWRVHWPKKDEFCCFKDANEVLMFLGRDALKEVIENAELYQLQVPEQAMQCT; this is translated from the exons ATGTGGAGGTGTTTCCGAG ACAGCAACAACATTAGAAAAGTTATGTCATCGAGAGAAATCACAGAAAAGAGCTTAGGATTAGAACCGCTGGGTGACAAG gtAATTGCATATTTTGCCGGGCGGATGATATCTGAGGGAACTCTGCGGAGAAATTCTGTTATGCAATTATCTGGTGATCAG GATGTCATAGCGTTACCTTTCAAACAAAATGGGGTGCTAGTTGGTTGCAAGTACCGAACTTGCAGGGAGAAAAAATTTTGGCAG GTGAAGGGCACACAGAAATGGTTATTTGGACTTGATGACATAAAGGATGCTGATGAAATCATCATT GTTGAAGGTGAAATCGATAAGCTTGCAATGGAGGAAGCTGGTTTCCTTAACTGTGTAAGTGTTCCCTGTGGAGCACCACAAAAGGTTTCTGCCAAAGAATTACCACCACAGGAAAAG GATACTGGATATCAGTATGTATGGAACTGCAAAGAGCACTTGGATAAG GTTTCTCGCATTATCCTGGCTACTGATGGTGATATACCAGGCCAAGCCTTGGCTGAAGAGCTAGCACGCCGTCTTGGAAAAGAGAG ATGCTGGCGTGTCCATTGGCCAAAGAAAGACGAGTTCTGTTGCTTCAAGGATGCGAATGAG GTTCTCATGTTTTTGGGTCGAGATGCTCTGAAGGAAGTTATTGAAAATGCAGAGTTGTATCAGCTACAAGTTCCAGAGCAAGCAATGCAATGCACATAA
- the LOC123227410 gene encoding primase homolog protein-like isoform X1: protein MFLMIRCISQKNIITLILTQNLRMRCRTAACWDNLQRSLHFRTVYSLVLSKGILQCGGVSEAFADSNNIRKVMSSREITEKSLGLEPLGDKVIAYFAGRMISEGTLRRNSVMQLSGDQDVIALPFKQNGVLVGCKYRTCREKKFWQVKGTQKWLFGLDDIKDADEIIIVEGEIDKLAMEEAGFLNCVSVPCGAPQKVSAKELPPQEKDTGYQYVWNCKEHLDKVSRIILATDGDIPGQALAEELARRLGKERCWRVHWPKKDEFCCFKDANEVLMFLGRDALKEVIENAELYQLQVPEQAMQCT from the exons ATGTTCCTA ATGATAAGGTGTATCTCACAGAAAAACATAATAACGTTGatattaactcaaaacttaagaATGCGATGCCGAACTGCAGCTTGTTGGGATAATTTGCAACGATCCTTGCATTTCCGGACAGTATACTCGCTTGTTTTGTCCAAAG GGATTTTGCAATGTGGAGGTGTTTCCGAG GCGTTTGCAGACAGCAACAACATTAGAAAAGTTATGTCATCGAGAGAAATCACAGAAAAGAGCTTAGGATTAGAACCGCTGGGTGACAAG gtAATTGCATATTTTGCCGGGCGGATGATATCTGAGGGAACTCTGCGGAGAAATTCTGTTATGCAATTATCTGGTGATCAG GATGTCATAGCGTTACCTTTCAAACAAAATGGGGTGCTAGTTGGTTGCAAGTACCGAACTTGCAGGGAGAAAAAATTTTGGCAG GTGAAGGGCACACAGAAATGGTTATTTGGACTTGATGACATAAAGGATGCTGATGAAATCATCATT GTTGAAGGTGAAATCGATAAGCTTGCAATGGAGGAAGCTGGTTTCCTTAACTGTGTAAGTGTTCCCTGTGGAGCACCACAAAAGGTTTCTGCCAAAGAATTACCACCACAGGAAAAG GATACTGGATATCAGTATGTATGGAACTGCAAAGAGCACTTGGATAAG GTTTCTCGCATTATCCTGGCTACTGATGGTGATATACCAGGCCAAGCCTTGGCTGAAGAGCTAGCACGCCGTCTTGGAAAAGAGAG ATGCTGGCGTGTCCATTGGCCAAAGAAAGACGAGTTCTGTTGCTTCAAGGATGCGAATGAG GTTCTCATGTTTTTGGGTCGAGATGCTCTGAAGGAAGTTATTGAAAATGCAGAGTTGTATCAGCTACAAGTTCCAGAGCAAGCAATGCAATGCACATAA
- the LOC123227410 gene encoding primase homolog protein-like isoform X2 produces MIKQKAVVFFLNFNLTCLCRIFCCWWLTGLVLLVGILQCGGVSEAFADSNNIRKVMSSREITEKSLGLEPLGDKVIAYFAGRMISEGTLRRNSVMQLSGDQDVIALPFKQNGVLVGCKYRTCREKKFWQVKGTQKWLFGLDDIKDADEIIIVEGEIDKLAMEEAGFLNCVSVPCGAPQKVSAKELPPQEKDTGYQYVWNCKEHLDKVSRIILATDGDIPGQALAEELARRLGKERCWRVHWPKKDEFCCFKDANEVLMFLGRDALKEVIENAELYQLQVPEQAMQCT; encoded by the exons ATGATTAAGCAGAAAGCGGttgtttttttccttaattttaatttgacttgTTTGTGTAGAATCTTTTGTTGTTGGTGGTTGACTGGGTTGGTTTTACTTGTAGGGATTTTGCAATGTGGAGGTGTTTCCGAG GCGTTTGCAGACAGCAACAACATTAGAAAAGTTATGTCATCGAGAGAAATCACAGAAAAGAGCTTAGGATTAGAACCGCTGGGTGACAAG gtAATTGCATATTTTGCCGGGCGGATGATATCTGAGGGAACTCTGCGGAGAAATTCTGTTATGCAATTATCTGGTGATCAG GATGTCATAGCGTTACCTTTCAAACAAAATGGGGTGCTAGTTGGTTGCAAGTACCGAACTTGCAGGGAGAAAAAATTTTGGCAG GTGAAGGGCACACAGAAATGGTTATTTGGACTTGATGACATAAAGGATGCTGATGAAATCATCATT GTTGAAGGTGAAATCGATAAGCTTGCAATGGAGGAAGCTGGTTTCCTTAACTGTGTAAGTGTTCCCTGTGGAGCACCACAAAAGGTTTCTGCCAAAGAATTACCACCACAGGAAAAG GATACTGGATATCAGTATGTATGGAACTGCAAAGAGCACTTGGATAAG GTTTCTCGCATTATCCTGGCTACTGATGGTGATATACCAGGCCAAGCCTTGGCTGAAGAGCTAGCACGCCGTCTTGGAAAAGAGAG ATGCTGGCGTGTCCATTGGCCAAAGAAAGACGAGTTCTGTTGCTTCAAGGATGCGAATGAG GTTCTCATGTTTTTGGGTCGAGATGCTCTGAAGGAAGTTATTGAAAATGCAGAGTTGTATCAGCTACAAGTTCCAGAGCAAGCAATGCAATGCACATAA
- the LOC123226778 gene encoding uncharacterized protein LOC123226778 has protein sequence MALSFWDNGLSLQHYFNQEMLSFPPPEAENINNNNDLDLDSYFNWFSFSNNNGFGFDNDYVPDDFPSSLSDNFIFPVEDFQLIYQNYSKRQRSCYYGDGLDVDHHDSVAFLPESFSGCITNVVPPPPPPQPLSEFLPDIPPPPLAGFSFGKNSTKKPNGVSLKAQSVAARERRRKITEKTQELGKLIPGSHRLNTAEMFQAASKYVKFLQAQVKLLQLMQPIIAEKEEFFPFQELQTLLESPIIQEKLYSEEKCLVPRKILQTLKKDPEIQSKPAIFGSIDELLETSNG, from the coding sequence ATGGCTTTGAGTTTTTGGGATAATGGCCTCTCTCTTCAGCATTATTTCAACCAGGAAATGCTGAGCTTCCCTCCTCCGGAAGCTGaaaacatcaacaacaacaacgaCTTGGACTTGGATTCTTATTTCAACTGGTTCAGTTTCAGCAACAATAATGGCTTCGGTTTCGATAATGATTATGTTCCAGATGACTTCCCTTCTTCTCTTTCCGATAATTTCATCTTCCCTGTTGAAGATTTTCAGCTAATTTATCAGAACTATTCGAAGCGCCAGAGGAGTTGCTACTATGGAGATGGGCTTGACGTTGATCATCATGATTCGGTTGCTTTTTTGCCTGAATCCTTTTCCGGGTGTATCACAAATGTTGTTCCTCCTCCACCGCCACCACAGCCCCTTTCTGAGTTCCTGCCAGATATTCCGCCTCCTCCTCTGGCAGGTTTCAGCTTTGGAAAGAATAGTACGAAGAAACCGAACGGCGTAAGCTTGAAGGCGCAAAGCGTTGCGGCGAGAGAGAGAAGAAGGAAGATTACGGAGAAGACTCAAGAGCTAGGAAAGCTGATTCCAGGCAGCCATAGATTGAACACTGCTGAAATGTTTCAAGCTGCTTCAAAATATGTCAAGTTCTTGCAGGCTCAAGTCAAACTTCTTCAACTCATGCAGCCAATAATTGCGGAAAAAGAAGAATTTTTTCCATTTCAAGAGCTTCAAACTCTTCTCGAGTCTCCAATAattcaagaaaaattatattcagaAGAGAAGTGTTTGGTTCCAAGGAAAATTCTGCAAACCCTAAAAAAGGATCCTGAAATCCAATCAAAACCAGCCATTTTTGGGAGCATCGATGAATTGCTGGAGACAAGTAATGgctga